One Silene latifolia isolate original U9 population chromosome 4, ASM4854445v1, whole genome shotgun sequence DNA segment encodes these proteins:
- the LOC141651927 gene encoding uncharacterized protein LOC141651927: MNCIKCKLLKKLNSHCERNHKSCNNDDKDISSYVAKKRLRYNALANRSWSGNLMPPSASCNNANKSEDCLHPQKKVKFAHFHRQGSVGAMPYHREVDDHLETGPRLVRSVGRRRDWSFEDLDLDLDAVQREAKRQK; encoded by the coding sequence ATGAATTGTATAAAATGCAAACTTCTGAAGAAGCTGAACTCCCATTGTGAAAGAAACCATAAATCTTGTAACAATGACGATAAAGATATATCATCATATGTCGCAAAGAAGCGTCTTCGCTACAATGCCTTGGCTAATAGAAGTTGGTCAGGGAACCTAATGCCACCCTCTGCCTCTTGTAACAATGCCAATAAATCAGAGGATTGCTTGCATCCTCAAAAGAAAGTTAAATTTGCGCATTTTCATAGGCAAGGGAGCGTGGGCGCAATGCCATACCACCGCGAGGTGGATGATCATCTTGAAACCGGGCCAAGGTTGGTGAGGAGTGTCGGAAGAAGAAGGGATTGGAGCTTTGAggatttggatttggatttggatgCTGTACAAAGGGAAGCCAAGAGACAAAAATGA
- the LOC141651928 gene encoding uncharacterized protein LOC141651928 yields the protein MPIVEDEVLYMNPKGLGNLELSDDENELSKAKTRGKKKVEKLKIPVPACVKFLMEILTKKRPFNDVETVTFPAECNAALQINLSPKLKDPGSFSIPCHIGSIVIDKALCDWGASVSVMLYSICKKLNMGQLRVTNMTLQMASRSLKRPLGVLEDVPVRVGK from the exons ATGCCTATTGTTGAAGATGAGGTCCTCTACATgaatcctaagggattgggtaacCTGGAGTTGAGTGATGACGAGAATGAGTTGAGCAAAGCTAAGACACGAGGCAAGAAGAAAGTCGAAAAGCTGAAAATACCgg tgccggcttgtGTGAAGTTTTTAATGGAGATATTGACAAAGAAGAGGCCTTTTAATGATGTGGAGACGGTCACGTTCCCTGCAGAGTGCAATGCCGCATTGCAAATCAATTTATCTCCTAAacttaaggatccagggagtttctctattccttgtcatattggtagtattGTTATAGATAAAGCCCTTTGCGATTGGGGGGCTAGCGTTAGTGTTATGCTGTATTCTATTTGTAagaagttaaatatgggtcaactacGTGTTACTAACATGACCTTGCAGATGGCTAGCAGATCTCTTAAACGCCCTCTAGGTGTTTTAGAGGATGTTCCAGTTAGAGTGGGTAAATAA
- the LOC141653826 gene encoding uncharacterized protein LOC141653826, whose product MESPNPNEIGISFNDVMNRRLKSRERQRRYREKKRIRTDSSKLCGTQQSSQMQMIVLPTDVPVVEAVTRVHCKRDWKKDARRAHLHTVKQETMSNGIASTGLSLPGAEQLPNFHSGTSESEKPSNTENVRSKLGRRNWKAEARLKRN is encoded by the coding sequence ATGGAATCTCCTAATCCAAACGAAATTGGCATTAGCTTCAATGATGTCATGAACCGTCGGCTAAAAAGCCGAGAACGGCAACGTAGGTACAGGGAAAAGAAACGCATTCGAACCGATTCCAGCAAGCTTTGTGGGACCCAACAGTCATCCCAGATGCAGATGATTGTATTGCCAACAGATGTACCTGTAGTTGAAGCTGTAACTCGTGTACATTGCAAGCGAGATTGGAAAAAGGATGCCAGGAGGGCTCACCTTCATACAGTTAAGCAAGAAACAATGTCCAATGGAATTGCTTCAACTGGCCTGTCTTTACCTGGTGCCGAACAGTTGCCAAATTTTCATTCTGGCACTTCCGAATCAGAAAAACCAAGCAATACTGAGAATGTGAGAAGCAAACTAGGGAGAAGAAACTGGAAAGCTGAGGCTAGATTGAAGAGGAACTAG